The following proteins are co-located in the Engraulis encrasicolus isolate BLACKSEA-1 chromosome 2, IST_EnEncr_1.0, whole genome shotgun sequence genome:
- the anks4b gene encoding ankyrin repeat and SAM domain-containing protein 4B: protein MSRYHKAAIDGYLELLKEATTQDLNTPDEDGMTPTLWAAYHGKLEALQLICSRRGDPNRSDIWGNTPLHHAASNGHLRIISFLVNFGANIFSLDNEYHTPMDVAASSNHMECVRFLDSAASQQTNKNGKKVAAQKKTAKKEADERIKRCEKVKKRHQSKMDKRYRETIAAEQASTDPSYSTASINSAQFSNILAANKSGTWSLKGTLQKMKKKDTLGKKDMVERQGDSNVIFVKQNGPAEKPEFADVFNEEDEDAEGESGIGIAEEDEAEDAGEGSIFKTGLGKMVFRKNFSMEMGVEPEYTPNADMGEDFASLIHKEMFENEEEEEEEGDANGYAPGESVPWDQEEIGLDDIDEDTTPLDAFLSSVNLMGFAPMFVREKMDLDALMMCSDEDLKSIRIQLGPRKKILEATARHKHILANPGILKDTFL, encoded by the exons ATGTCAAGGTATCACAAGGCAGCCATCGATGGCTATCTTGAACTCCTGAAAGAGGCAACAACACAAGATTTGAACACCCCGGACGAGGATGGAATGACACCGACATTATGGGCTGCCTACCATGGGAAGCTGGAGGCTTTACAGTTGATTTGCAGTAGACG gggAGATCCAAACAGGAGTGACATTTGGGGTAACACTCCTCTCCACCACGCCGCCTCTAATGGCCACCTGAGGATCATCAGTTTCCTGGTGAACTTTGGTGCCAACATCTTCTCTCTGGACAATGAGTACCACACACCCATGGACGTGGCAGCCTCAAGCAACCACATGGAGTGCGTACGCTTCCTGGACAGCGCAGCCTCCCAGCAGACCAACAAGAACGGCAAGAAG GTGGCAGCGCAGAAGAAGACAGCTAAGAAGGAGGCAGATGAGCGCATCAAGCGGTGCGAGAAGGTGAAGAAGAGGCACCAGAGCAAGATGGACAAGCGCTACCGTGAAACCATCGCCGCGGAGCAAGCCAGCACAGACCCTTCCTACAGCACGGCCTCCATCAACAGCGCGCAGTTCTCCAACATCCTCGCCGCAAACAAGTCTGGCACGTGGAGTTTGAAAGGAACACtccagaagatgaagaagaaggacACGCTCGGTAAGAAGGACATGGTGGAGAGGCAGGGTGACAGCAACGTCATCTTTGTCAAGCAGAATGGCCCCGCCGAGAAGCCAGAATTTGCAGATGTGTTTaacgaggaggatgaagatgctGAAGGTGAGAGCGGAATCGGCATAGCTGAGGAGGACGAGGCTGAAGACGCAGGGGAGGGGTCCATCTTCAAAACCGGTCTGGGCAAAATGGTGTTCCGCAAGAACTTCTCCATGGAGATGGGGGTGGAGCCGGAGTACACTCCCAATGCTGACATGGGGgaagattttgcatccctgatcCACAAGGAGATGTTtgagaacgaggaggaggaggaggaggagggagacgctAATGGCTACGCGCCGGGGGAAAGCGTCCCTTGGGATCAGGAGGAGATCGGGCTGGATGACATCGACGAGGACACGACTCCCCTGGACGCCTTCCTGTCCTCCGTCAACCTCATGGGCTTTGCGCCCATGTTCGTCCGCGAGAAGATGGACCTGGATGCTCTCATGATGTGTTCGGACGAGGACCTGAAGAGCATTCGCATCCAGCTGGGACCTCGCAAGAAGATCCTTGAGGCCACCGCCAGACACAAGCACATCTTGGCCAACCCTGGCATCCTGAAGGACACCTTTCTGTGa
- the slc25a17l gene encoding peroxisomal membrane protein PMP34, producing the protein MSDNGGAPVGLLSYETLVHAVSGAVGSMTAMSVFFPLDTARIRLQVDENRKSKSTPVILTEIAKEEGVLALYRGWFPVISSLCCSNFVYFYTFNTLKRALVQGKSGPGKDLLMGMISGAVNVLLTTPMWVVNTRLKLQGAKFRNEELHQTHYKGIFDAFCQIIANEGLGTLWNGTLPSLILVFNPAVQFMFYEGMKRRAGQGNRRISSLEIFFIGAIAKAIATSATYPLQTVQAILRFGQYKSEGKGGLLGGLQNVVHLLMDRIKRHGVWGLYKGLEAKLLQTVLTAALMFVVYEKISTATFKLMGLNKKLKH; encoded by the exons ATGTCAGACAATGGCGGTGCGCCTGTTGGCCTTCTGTCTTACGAGACACTCGTTCACGCAGTGTCAGGTGCCGTG GGAAGCATGACTGCGATGAGTGTGTTCTTCCCTTTGGACACCGCCAGGATCAGACTGCAAG TGGATGAAAACCGAAAGTCAAAGTCAACACCCGTAATCTTGACTGAGATTGCAAAGGAGGAGGGAGT ACTGGCGCTGTATCGAGGATGGTTTCCCGTCATCTCCAGTCTGTGTTGCTCCAACTTTGTGTACTTCTACACCTTCAACACCCTCAAGAGAGCGCTGGTGCAGGGCAAATCAGGACCGGGCAAAGACCTGCTGATGGGCATGATCTCTG GGGCCGTGAACGTGCTGCTGACGACCCCCATGTGGGTGGTAAACACCCGTCTGAAGCTCCAGGGAGCCAAGTTCCGGAACGAGGAGCTTCACCAGACCCACTACAAGGGCATTTTCG ACGCCTTCTGCCAGATCATTGCCAATGAGGGGCTGGGCACTCTGTGGAACGGGACACTGCCCTCCCTGATCCTGGTCTTCAACCCGGCGGTGCAGTTCATGTTCTACGAGGGCATGAAGAGGAGGGCAGGACAAGGAAACAGGCGG ATTTCATCGTTGGAGATCTTTTTCATCGGCGCCATCGCAAAGGCAATTGCGACATCGGCTACATATCCACTTCAGACCGTTCAAGCCATCCTGAGG TTTGGCCAGTACAAATCAGAGGGCAAGGGAGGATTGCTTGGAGGCCTTCAGAACGTGGTACACCTGCTGATGGACAGAATCAA GAGACATGGGGTCTGGGGTCTGTACAAAGGTCTGGAGGCCAAGCTGCTTCAGACGGTGCTAACGGCTGCCCTCATGTTCGTAGTGTACGAGAAGATCAGTACCGCCACCTTCAAGCTCATGGGCCTTAACAAGAAACTGAAGCACTga